The window AGCTTTTTCTTTAAAATTTCCTTAAACACCAAATCCCTCTTATCTCCCTGTATAGAGAGGATTGCCCTTCCATGTCCTGATGAAATCTCTCCTATTTGTATTGCCTTTTGGATATGGAGAGGAAGGGAAAGCAGCCTTATGGTATTTGCAATAACAGAACGCTCCTTTCCCACTGCCTTGCTTATCTCCTCTTGTGTCAAGCCAAATTCATCTGTAAGCCTCTTGTATCCCTTTGCCTCCTCAATGGGATTTAAGTCTTTCCTTTGGAGATTTTCGGTAAGGCTAATGACCAGGCTCTCGGAATCAGAAGCATCCTTTACAATTGCAGGGATTTTTTCAAACCCTGCTTTTACAGCCGCCCGGAATCTCCTTTCTCCTGCGATAATTTCATATCCGCTATCTTTTGGTCGGACAATGATTGGTTGAAGAAGACCTTTTTCCTTTACCGACAAAAGAAGCTCATTTTCTTTTTCATCCTCAAACCTCTCCCTGGGTTGGTATTTGCCTGGCTTTATCTTTTCCCTTTCAATCTCAACAAAGGCTTCGCTATCAG is drawn from bacterium and contains these coding sequences:
- a CDS encoding ParB/RepB/Spo0J family partition protein; the protein is MKKALGRGLDVLFPDSEAFVEIEREKIKPGKYQPRERFEDEKENELLLSVKEKGLLQPIIVRPKDSGYEIIAGERRFRAAVKAGFEKIPAIVKDASDSESLVISLTENLQRKDLNPIEEAKGYKRLTDEFGLTQEEISKAVGKERSVIANTIRLLSLPLHIQKAIQIGEISSGHGRAILSIQGDKRDLVFKEILKKKLSVREVEKVSRETKIDYELTSIEERIKKELGTNVKIRGNINKGKIEIEYYTSEGLSGILERMGIEL